A genome region from Cucumis sativus cultivar 9930 chromosome 4, Cucumber_9930_V3, whole genome shotgun sequence includes the following:
- the LOC105435339 gene encoding myb-like protein J, producing the protein MAENKNVSFPHSSGSSLHTPTSPYNFDQNSVALSPSIDDNHEMSLGLEFSSCNWINNVGSEQLPTMEETSLRRVNHSLSLTNPNGNFETTQYYPSFPQFNVLNDNFETPQFYHPAYTQFNDPNNNYNNMGDAFLCSPSTLSTTHNSSNDSIRYNNGFLSDVVNSNSTKTTMTFENGCSFDSNLNNPSLFHDPQTSHFCSPSTFSMTHNNGQFADSTSYTGLLSDIPTQMIRPHVPTISLSTTNLLPSSSLPPQPLLSQNSLKIRNNSTNWSIREHKLFLAGMQLLGQGAWKKIANYVVITKTHTQVASHAQKYFLRQTSPKHKRTSIHDITTAEPEFFALAEARIAQHMKRLNNKDQ; encoded by the exons ATGGCAGAAAATAAGAATGTGTCTTTTCCTCATTCTTCTGGTTCTTCTCTTCATACTCCGACCAGTCCatataattttgatcaaaattCAGTTGCATTGAGCCCGAGTATAGATGATAATCATGAGATGTCATTGGGGTTGGAGTTTTCTTCATGTAATTGGATAAATAATGTAGGGTCGGAGCAACTACCAACGATGGAAGAGACTAGTTTGAGAAGGGTGAATCATAGTTTATCATTAACAAATCCCAACGGTAACTTTGAAACTACACAATATTACCCTTCTTTCCCTCAATTTAATGTTCTCAatgataattttgaaactCCACAATTTTACCATCCTGCTTATACTCAATTTAATGATCCCAACAATAACTACAACAACATGGGTGATGCTTTTCTTTGTTCTCCTTCTACTCTTTCAACAACCCATAACTCATCTAATGATTCTATTAGATATAACAATGGTTTTCTCTCTGACGTCGTCAATTCCAACTCCACTAAAACAACCATGACATTTGAAAACGGTTGTTCTTTTGACTCCAATTTGAATAATCCTTCTCTCTTTCATGATCCTCAAACATCACATTTTTGCTCTCCTTCCACTTTTTCAATGACTCATAATAATGGTCAATTTGCTGACTCCACTAGTTATACTGGTTTGCTTTCTGACATCCCTACCCAAATGATTAGACCACATGTTCCAACAATATCTTTGTCAACGACAAATTTGTTGCCATCGTCATCATTACCGCCACAACCGCTATTGTCGCAAAACTCATTGAAGATAAGAAACAACTCCACAAATTGGAGCATAAGGGAGCACAA ATTATTTCTAGCGGGGATGCAACTTTTAGGCCAAGGTGCatggaaaaaaattgcaaactaCGTGGTGATtacaaaaacacacacacaagtGGCTAGTCATGCACAAAAGTATTTTCTTCGTCAGACCTCACCAAAGCATAAGAGAACAAGTATTCATGATATCACCACTGCCGAGCCTGAATTTTTTGCTTTAGCGGAAGCACGTATAGCGCAACACATGAAGCGTCTCAACAACAAGGATCAATGA
- the LOC105434441 gene encoding probable aldo-keto reductase 2 produces MAIPTIKLGSQGLEVSAQGLGCMGMSSYYGPACPQEDMISLIHRAVAAGVTFLDTSDIYGPFTNEVLLGQALKGDGVRKKVQLATKFGLHLVDGDFEVHGDPTYVRAACEASLERLGVDCIDLYYQHRIDTKVPIEVTIGELKKLVEEGKIKYIGLSEASASTIRRAHAVHPISAVQIEWSLWARDVEQDIIPTCRELGIGIVAYSPLGRGFLSSGATFIQNLTEDDYRKKLPRFQPENLEHNKSIFEKVSELAARKGCTTSQLALAWVHNQGSDVVPIPGTTKLQNLQSNIEALSVKLTPQEMAELEAYALSDGVKGGRYGDDISTWSQSETPPLSSWKF; encoded by the exons ATGGCCATTCCAACCATCAAACTTGGGTCTCAAGGCCTTGAAGTATCAGCTCAGGGGCTTGGGTGCATGGGCATGTCCTCCTACTATGGCCCTGCTTGCCCACAAGAAGACATGATCTCCCTCATCCATCGCGCTGTTGCTGCCGGGGTTACATTCTTGGATACCTCAGACATTTACGGGCCGTTCACCAACGAGGTTCTTCTTGGACAAGCTCTCAAGGGAGATGGGGTTAGAAAGAAAGTTCAGTTGGCTACTAAATTTGGACTCCATCTTGTCGACGGCGATTTCGAGGTTCATGGCGATCCAACCTACGTGAGGGCTGCATGTGAGGCTAGCTTGGAGCGGCTCGGGGTTGATTGTATTGATCTCTATTATCAACATCGGATCGACACGAAAGTTCCTATTGAAGTCACG ATTGGAGAGCTAAAGAAGCTAGTTGAAGaagggaaaataaaatacataggTTTATCAGAAGCTTCAGCCTCTACCATTAGAAGAGCTCATGCAGTTCATCCCATTTCAGCTGTTCAAATCGAGTGGTCTTTGTGGGCTCGAGATGTTGAACAAGATATTATTCCTACTTGCAg GGAATTGGGCATTGGAATTGTGGCATACAGTCCTCTGGGAAGGGGTTTTCTATCCTCAGGGGCCACCTTCATTCAAAACTTAACAGAAGATGACTACAGAAAG AAACTCCCTCGATTTCAACCTGAAAACTTGGAGCACAACAAGAGTATATTCGAGAAGGTTAGTGAATTAGCGGCTAGAAAAGGGTGCACCACATCTCAACTAGCATTAGCATGGGTTCACAACCAAGGGAGTGATGTGGTTCCAATACCTGGAACCACTAAGCTTCAAAATCTGCAATCAAACATTGAAGCTTTGTCGGTGAAACTTACACCACAAGAAATGGCTGAACTTGAAGCTTATGCATTATCCGATGGAGTTAAAGGAGGAAGATATGGTGATGACATTTCCACTTGGAGCCAATCTGAAACTCCACCACTTTCTTCATGGAAATTTTGA
- the LOC116403188 gene encoding ervatamin-B-like, translated as MTMMKFLIVFVVLIAFTSHLCESFELERKDFESEKSLMQLYKRWSSHHRISRNAHEMHKRFKIFQDNAKHVFRVNHMGKSLKLRLNQFADLSDDEFSMMYGSNITHYDNLHAKAGGGGRVGGFMYERARYIPSSIDWREKGAVNAIKNQGLCGSCWAFAAVAAVESIHQIKTNELVSLSEQEVVDCDYKVGGCRGGDYNSAFEFIMQNGGITIEENYPYFAGNGYCRRRGPNNERVTIDGYERVPRNNEYALMKAVAHQPVAVAVASSGSDFRFYGEGMLREGSFCGYRIDHTVVVVGYGSDEEGDYWIIRNQYGTQWGMNGYMKMQRGTRNPQGVCGMAMQPSFPVKY; from the exons ATGACCATGATGAAATTTCTTAtcgtttttgttgttttgattGCTTTCACCTCTCACCTATGTGAGAGCTTTGAGTTAGAAAGGAAAGATTTTGAATCCGAAAAAAGTCTCATGCAACTCTACAAGAGATGGAGTAGCCACCATAGAATCTCAAGGAATGCACATGAGATGCACAAACGTTTCAAGATCTTTCAAGATAATGCAAAACATGTGTTTAGAGTGAACCACATGggaaaatcattgaaattgCGGCTTAACCAATTTGCTGATTTGTCTGATGATGAGTTTAGTATGATGTATGGTTCCAACATTACTCACTACGACAACTTACATGCCAAGGCTGGTGGTGGTGGTCGTGTTGGTGGATTTATGTATGAACGAGCAAGGTATATTCCATCTTCAATCGACTGGAGGGAAAAAGGAGCTGTGAATGCCATAAAAAATCAAGGCCTCTGtg GGAGTTGTTGGGCGTTTGCAGCTGTGGCTGCCGTGGAATCTATTcaccaaataaaaacaaatgagtTAGTATCTCTATCAGAGCAAGAAGTGGTGGATTGTGATTATAAAGTTGGTGGCTGTCGTGGAGGAGATTATAACTCTGCATTTGAGTTCATAATGCAAAATGGTGGAATCACAATTGAGGAAAACTATCCGTATTTTGCAGGAAACGGATATTGTCGTAGACGAGGA CCTAACAATGAGAGAGTAACAATTGATGGATATGAGCGCGTACCTCGAAACAACGAGTATGCTTTGATGAAAGCAGTGGCACACCAACCGGTAGCGGTGGCTGTAGCGTCAAGTGGAagtgattttagattttaCGGGGAG GGAATGCTTAGAGAAGGTAGCTTTTGCGGATATAGAATTGACCACACGGTAGTGGTAGTTGGGTATGGAAGTGATGAAGAGGGAGATTATTGGATAATAAGAAACCAATATGGAACTCAATGGGGAATGAATGGTTATATGAAGATGCAACGAGGAACACGAAACCCACAAGGTGTATGTGGAATGGCAATGCAACCTTCCTTTCCCGTCAAgtattga
- the LOC105435338 gene encoding vignain — protein sequence MTMMKFLIVLVVLIAFTTHLCESFELERKDFESEKSLMQLYKRWSSHHRISRNAHEMHKRFKIFQDNAKHVFRVNHMGKSLKLRLNQFADLSDDEFSMMYGSNITHYNGLHANRVGEFMYERAMNIPSSIDWRQKGAVNAIKNQGHCGSCWAFAAVAAVESIHQIKTNELVSLSEQEVVDCDYKVGGCRGGNYNSAFEFIMQNGGITIEENYPYFAGNGYCRRRGPNNERVTIDGYERVPRML from the exons ATGACCATGATGaaatttcttattgttttagttGTTTTGATTGCTTTCACCACTCACCTATGTGAGAGCTTTGAGttggaaagaaaagattttgaaTCCGAAAAAAGTCTAATGCAACTCTACAAGAGATGGAGTAGCCACCATAGAATCTCAAGGAATGCACATGAAATGCACAAACGTTTCAAGATCTTTCAAGATAATGCAAAACATGTGTTTAGAGTGAACCACATGggaaaatcattaaaattgcGGCTTAACCAATTTGCTGATTTGTCTGATGATGAGTTTAGTATGATGTACGGTTCCAACATTACTCACTACAACGGCTTACATGCCAATCGTGTTGGTGAATTTATGTATGAACGAGCAATGAATATCCCATCTTCAATTGATTGGAGGCAAAAAGGAGCTGTGAATGCCATAAAAAATCAAGGCCATTGtg GAAGTTGTTGGGCGTTTGCAGCTGTGGCTGCCGTGGAATCTATTcaccaaataaaaacaaatgaattagTATCTCTATCAGAGCAAGAAGTGGTGGATTGTGACTATAAAGTCGGTGGTTGTCGTGGAGGAAATTATAACTCTGCATTTGAGTTCATAATGCAAAATGGTGGAATCACAATTGAGGAAAACTATCCATATTTTGCAGGAAATGGATATTGTCGTAGACGAGGA CCTAACAATGAGAGAGTAACAATTGATGGATATGAGCGCGTACCTCGTATGCTTTGA
- the LOC101218500 gene encoding GDSL esterase/lipase At5g03980-like yields MVVGSSTVSIFFSSTLLLLLLAVFPFGSNSEDLKACKLDSIFQFGDSLADTGNLIRENPSTPFSHLPYGQTFFNKPTGRCSNGLLMVDYFALAAGLPLVNPYLQKKASFVHGVNFAVAGSTALPLDVLAQNNITSPVTNTSLSKQLDWMHSYLNTICSNKRDDCTTKLKHALFFMGEIGGNDYNYALFEGKTVAEVKNMVPRVVQTIMDATKRVIDYGATRVIIPGHFSMGCLPIYLTGFQTNDSTAYDKFHCLKDFNGLASYHNKKLKQAIKLLRKENPNVIIAYGDYYNALFWVFQHASLLGFDETFLQKSCCGTGGDYNFNVMQICGLPRVPVCSNPDKHISWDGIHLTQKTYQIMAHRLMRDISPKFRCGSN; encoded by the exons ATGGTGGTTGGGAGTAGTACTgtatcaattttcttctcttctaccttacttcttcttcttttggcTGTATTTCCATTTGGTTCAAATTCTGAGGATCTAAAAGCTTGTAAGTTGGATTCCATATTTCAGTTTGGTGATTCCTTAGCTGACACTGGAAATCTAATTAGAGAGAACCCTTCAACTCCTTTCTCTCATCTTCCTTATGGCCAAACTTTCTTCAACAAACCCACTGGAAGATGTTCTAATGGTCTACTTATGGTtgattattttg CTTTGGCAGCTGGACTTCCTTTGGTGAATCCCTACCTACAAAAGAAGGCATCTTTCGTTCATGGAGTGAATTTTGCAGTGGCTGGTTCTACCGCTTTGCCTTTAGACGTTCTTGCTCAAAACAACATCACATCTCCTGTTACCAACACTTCTCTTTCTAAACAACTTGATTGGATGCATTCATATCTCAATACTATTTGTTCTAACAAAAGAG ATGATTGTACTACGAAGTTAAAGCATGCACTATTTTTTATGGGGGAGATTGGAGGAAATGATTATAACTATGCTCTATTTGAAGGAAAGACTGTTGCTGAAGTAAAAAACATGGTACCTCGAGTTGTACAAACAATAATGGATGCAACTAAA AGGGTAATTGATTATGGAGCTACTCGAGTTATTATTCCTGGACACTTTTCAATGGGATGTCTACCAATCTACCTCACTGGCTTTCAAACCAATGATTCAACTGCATACGACAAGTTTCACTGTTTAAAGGATTTCAACGGTTTAGCAAGTTATcataacaaaaagttaaagCAAGCTATAAAGTTGTTGAGAAAAGAGAATCCAAATGTGATAATTGCATATGGTGATTATTATAATGCgttgttttgggtttttcaACATGCTTCTTTGCTGG GATTTGATGAAACATTTCTACAAAAGTCTTGTTGTGGAACGGGAGGTGATTACAACTTTAATGTCATGCAAATATGTGGACTTCCGAGAGTACCTGTTTGTTCTAATCCTGATAAACATATTAGTTGGGATGGAATTCATTTAACACAAAAGACTTATCAAATCATGGCACATCGGCTCATGCGTGATATATCGCCAAAGTTTCGTTGCGGAAGTAACtga
- the LOC105435170 gene encoding uncharacterized protein LOC105435170 has product MQIANCKTHLVRNPHSFHDHTITIIINYYSMEISSLTADQIHAYNSSDEQVAEIRLFLDSNNRWNFLNSSPAFLLNLEREDSKLIPDGEFDFDWFQSNFPSPSFRSGFNFEVKLAAIEDADGEIRDGPLFWPLEHEIKWKSMEDWNWFAISPRKEELKSSTVPLNSNNGMRFQGRKITLNQVPKRRFVFNSRSAASEMMELKERRDSKACVPRIGAVPSRFNRPGNRNSVGKGWEEKLMAVDRDFEEKDRAGREEIPMETLLGLREFDGREGLGSELDEVVLSLDEDEACNQRSSLVLYNGLSLQL; this is encoded by the coding sequence ATGCAAATTGCAAATTGCAAAACTCATCTCGTCAGAAATCCACACAGCTTCCATGATCACacaataacaattataattaattactattcaATGGAGATCTCTTCCCTTACCGCTGATCAGATCCACGCCTACAATAGTTCCGATGAACAAGTTGCAGAGATACGGCTATTTTTAGATTCCAACAACCGCTGGAATTTTTTGAACTCATCCCCTGCTTTCTTGCTGAATCTTGAAAGAGAAGATTCCAAGCTGATTCCTGACGGAGAGTTTGATTTCGATTGGTTTCAGTCTAACTTTCCGAGTCCCTCATTCCGTAGCGGGTTTAATTTCGAAGTGAAATTAGCAGCAATAGAAGATGCTGATGGCGAGATTCGTGACGGACCGTTGTTCTGGCCGCTCGAACATGAAATCAAATGGAAGTCGATGGAGGATTGGAACTGGTTCGCGATTTCACCGCGGAAGGAAGAACTGAAATCTTCTACTGTGCCTCTAAACTCCAATAATGGAATGCGATTTCAGGGACGAAAAATTACTCTGAATCAAGTGCCGAAGAGGAGGTTCGTGTTTAACTCGAGATCGGCAGCGTCGGAGATGATGGAGTTGAAGGAGAGGCGAGATTCGAAAGCTTGCGTTCCGAGGATCGGTGCTGTTCCTTCGAGATTCAACAGGCCGGGAAACAGAAATTCCGTTGGGAAAGGTTGGGAAGAGAAATTAATGGCCGTGGATAGAGATTTTGAGGAGAAGGATAGGGCGGGGCGTGAAGAAATACCGATGGAAACGTTGTTAGGGCTTCGTGAATTCGATGGGCGGGAGGGATTGGGGTCAGAGTTGGATGAGGTTGTGTTATCTCTGGATGAAGATGAAGCCTGTAATCAACGAAGCTCCTTGGTATTATACAACGGACTATCACTGCAACTTTAG
- the LOC101212594 gene encoding uncharacterized protein LOC101212594 → MRAPSLLSQCLPGLLPQDKGSHSSPSISERDVHLPSPAVEILPSKTAHPYKYAGENVDLQGLNVFKGRVSVADIIAFNGSESTSSKPEGHLKSWDSSIDLVNVLKHEIRDGQLSFRGKRVLELGCSYGLPGVFACLKGASIVHFQDLSAETVRCTTIPNVLANLEQARDRQSRQPESPLTPSRHTLAPSVHFYAGDWEELPTVLSVVRGDGFEAPTGMSLSFSEEDFMDGCSSQDGSIIGHESSSRRSRKLSGSRAWERASEADQGEGGYDVILMAEIPFSLNSLKKLYALIKKCVRPPYGVLYLATKKNYVGFNSGARHLRNLVDEEGVFGAHLVKEMTDRDVWKFFLK, encoded by the exons ATGAGAGCGCCATCACTACTTTCACAGTGCTTGCCTGGCTTGTTGCCGCAAGATAAAGGAAGCCACAGCTCTCCTTCCATTTCAGAGAGAGATGTCCACCTCCCCTCACCGGCTGTTGAGATTCTCCCTTCAAAG ACAGCTCATCCATACAAATATGCAGGGGAGAACGTAGATTTGCAAGGTCTCAATGTTTTTAAG GGCAGAGTTAGTGTAGCTGATATAATTGCCTTTAACGGCTCGGAATCTACATCTTCAAAACCTGAAG GTCATCTGAAATCGTGGGACAGTTCCATTGATCTTGTAAATGTCCTTAAGCATGAGATTCGTGATGGACAACTGAGCTTTAGGGGTAAAAGAGTACTTGAG CTAGGTTGTAGCTATGGACTTCCTGGGGTTTTTGCTTGCCTCAAG GGAGCAAGCATAGTACATTTTCAAGACCTGAGTGCAGAAACTGTTAGATGCACAACCATACCGAACGTTCTTGCCAATCTCGAACAAGCTCGGGACAGGCAGAGTAGACAGCCAGAGAGTCCTTTAACTCCATCTCGACACACTTTGGCCCCATCAGTACATTTTTATGCTGGTGACTGGGAAGAGCTCCCAACAGTTTTATCTGTTGTTAGAGGTGATGGATTCGAAGCACCCACCGGAATGAGCTTGAGTTTCTCCGAAGAAGATTTTATGGATGGTTGCAGCAGTCAAGATGGTAGCATCATCGGCCACGAGTCTTCCTCAAGGAGATCGAGGAAACTATCAGGAAGTCGAGCATGGGAGAGGGCTAGCGAGGCCGATCAGGGAGAAGGTGGATACGACGTCATTTTAATGGCAGAAATCCCATTTTCGCTTAACTCTTTGAAGAAGCTATATGCACTGATAAAAAAG tGTGTGAGACCGCCCTATGGTGTGCTGTACTTGGCCACAAAGAAGAATTACGTCGGTTTCAATAGCGGTGCAAGGCATTTGAGGAATTTGGTCGATGAGGAAGGCGTTTTTGGAGCTCACTTGGTGAAGGAGATGACCGACCGAGACGTTTGGAAGTTCTTTCTCAAGTGa